CCCGCGCCATCAACCCGGATCTGCGCATCTTCGTCAACACGCCCTTCGCCAGCGAGGCCGACAGCCTGCGCCGCATGGGCGTGGACGGCGCCTTCAGCGGCGAGCGCGAGGTGGCCCTGAGCATGTCCCGCTTCCTGCTGGACGATCTGGGCGTGGGCCGCACCGGTCTGGAAGCGGAACTGGAGCGTGTGCGCGAAGTCTTCGACGAAGGCCCCGCGACGCAACAACGCTGACGGCCGCCGGGCCGCCCCGGCGGCCCGGCAAAGGATGCCCCATGCGGTCTTTGCCTGATCCTTTCCCGCGCATCATCCTGCATCTGGACATGGATGCCTTCTTCGCCTCCGTGGAGCAGATGGATCACCCGGAATGGCGCGGCAAGCCGGTCATCATCGGCGGCGGGACGCGCGGTGTGGTCTCCACCGCCTCCTATGAGGCGCGGCGCTTCGGCGTGCATTCGGCCATGCCCGTGACCACGGCCCGGCGGCTGTGCCCGCAGGCCGTCTTCGTGCGCGGCAACCGGCGGCGCTATGCGGAGCTATCCGGCCGCATCATGGCCGCCCTGCAGGATTTCTCGCCGCTGGTGGAACCGGCCAGCATCGACGAGGCCTATCTGGACGCCACCGGCCTGGAACGCCTGTTCGGCCCTGTGGAGCGGCTCGTCCCGGCCATCAAGGCCCGGGTGCGCGAGGTCACCGGCGGCCTGACCTGTTCCGTGGGCGCGGCGCCGGTCAAGTTCCTGGCCAAGATCTGTTCGGATATCAACAAGCCCGACGGCATCTGCATCCTGCGGCCGGAAGACGTGGACGGCTTTCTGGGCGGGCTGGACGTGCGCCGTCTGCCCGGAGTGGGCAGGCGCATGGTGGCCGAGCTGGAGGCCCTGGGCATCCGCCGCGTGGAGCAGCTGCGCCGCTACAGCCCGGAACTGCTGGAACAGCGCTTCGGCAAATGGGGACGGGAGCTGCACGCCCGGGCCCGGGGCATCGACCCCAGGCCGGTGGTGCCCGAACACGAGGCCAAGAGCGAGAGCGCCGAGACCACCTTTGCCCGCGACACCCGCGACCGGGAGTTCCTCAAGACCATGCTCCTCGGCCATGCCGAGCGCGTGGGGGCCTCGCTGCGCCGCCACGGCCTGCGCGGCCGCACCGTGACCCTCAAGATCAAGTTCGCGGATTTCCGCCAGATCACCCGCTCCCGCACCCTGCCCGACGCCACGGACAGCACCGAGACCATCTACGAGACCGGCACCGCCCTGCTGGAGGCCCAGGCCCTGCCCCAGCCGGTGCGGCTCATCGGCCTGGGCGTGTCCGGCTTCGGCAGCGCCCCCACCCAGGAACTGCTGCCCGGCGTGTTCCGCGGCGTGCAGGGCCGCGACCCCGAGCGGGAGGCCCGGCGCCGCCGTCTGGACGCCGCCCTGGACAGCCTGCGGGACAGATTCGGCAAACAGGCCGTCCAGCGCGGCCGCCTGTTCCGTCCACGCGATGATGGCGAGGATGATTAGGATGATGTTTTGAGGGGAGGGGTTCCCCCTCCCCTCAAACTCCCCTCCCCTTCCCCAGCGCGCTTTACCAGACAGGCCGCCCCTGACGAGGCGGCCTGTCATGCGTCGTTCTCCGGGACATTCCTATAAGACATAGTGTGCCTGCAGGATCTCACAGCGGCCCAGAATCCAGTAACTGTTGCCCTACGCATGTGGACTGTCTGGCCCCTGTGCACTGCGATCCTTGCCGCCTGCAGGCTGTCTTCGCGTGTATTGAGCGCGCCGCTTGGGCGGCGTGCGCCGAAGGCGCTGTGCTGCCCCGCCTACGGCGCGCCGTCACGGCACCGGGGACCAAGGCGGGGCACGGGGGTGCAGGGGGCCTGGGGCTGCCCAAGCCCCGGCCCCTTGCCGCCCGCCGCGCAGGCGACCCGCCCCTTCCCCCACAAAAAACAAAAAAGGCCGGAAGAAAAAGAATTCTTCCGGCCGGGCCGCCCCCCAAGGCAGCCCCGCACTGCCTGCCCGCCTGTGCGTCGGGCGCAGGTAGTCGGCTGTGGAGAAAGAGGCAGGCTGCCGCTGTCGGGCCCCATCCGCAAAGGGCTGCCCGGCAGGGCGCATCGCCTAAAATTCGAAGCGTTCCAGTTCCGGCACGGAAAGATCGGCATGGAACAGGGCCGAATCCCCGGCATCGGGCCGCAGCAGCAGGCGCAGGCACAGGGAGACCATCAGGCAGGCCACCCCGGCCGGGGCCGTGGCGATGACGCCTTCGTGGCGGGCGCTGCCCGCTTCCTCGCCGGTCAGCCCGGAGGCGTAGAGTTCCCGCAGGTGCAGGCGCCCGGAACGGGCCGCGCGTGCGAAACCCTCGGCCCGCAGCACGGAGCCGTGCACGAACGGCACCCCCGCCGCGGCGGAACGTTCTTCCAGTAACATTTTCAGCGCAAGGTCGTCCAGACAGTCCAGGGCCGCATCCATACCTTGCAGCATGTCCGGCAAATTTTTTTCATCCGCTTCCACATGCCGCACGTCCAGGGCCAGATGGCCCGCCATGTCGTGCAGGCCGCGCGCCGTGACCGCGGCCTTGGGCTGTCCCAGCGTGCTTTCCGTGCAGAAATACTGACGATTGAGGTTGCTCTCCTCGAAGATGTCGCTGTCGCACAGCCGCAGGCCCCCCACGCCCAGACGCGCCAGCAGGGAGGCCACATGTCCCCCCAGGCCGCCGCAGCCCAGCACGAAGACACGGGTTTGCAACAGACGGACCATTGCATCGGCGGAAAAAACGCCGTAGTTTCTACGGAAGCGTTCCGGCCAGATGCCGTCTTGCAGGAGCGCGACCATCACCTCCCGTTCGGGAAGGACGGCCCCCGCGGCCAGCTGCCGGATGGCGGCGCCGCCGACGAAGGCCGTGCCGTCCGCTGCCCGGCGCAGCACATGCGGCCCGGCCCATGCGGCCAGAGAGCCGCCGCGCAGGAACGCGCCGAGGCGCTCCCGCCTCCCGGACGCCGTCCAGGGCAGGAACGCCGCGGCGCATCCTCCCCCATCAGGGGATGGCGATGTGATGGGTGTCATGATCAACGGGCGTCTAACCTCCTCCGACAGCAGGAAAAAAGGCCACACGAGCACCGTCGCATATCTTGCTCTGGACCTCTTTTTGACGCCCGTTGATCATGACGATTTTTATCTCTTCCAGCGGCAGTCCCACCATCCTTGCCACATCGGCAGCCGTGGCGTCTTCGGGCGCATCAAGCGTTATCCCCGCTTCCGGGTCATATCCCGGGACATAGTCCCGCAGGGTCGTGCTCAGTTTGACGAGTATGCTCATGCTGGCCTCCGATGATGGCGTCCGCCGGTCAAGAAAATGTGTGACATCCCGGGCCCGCCCGAAAGCGGGCCCGGTGTCAGTCTATGCTACTTCTTGATCCAGTTGAAGACCGTCTTCAGCTCTTCGTGCGGGATGTCGAAGGTGGTGTTGTGCGGGGCCACGGGCTCGTCCACGAAGAAATCGGGCAGGTGGTCGGCGGCTTCGGTGATGCCGGCACGACGGTTGAAGTCGATCTCGGTGGAAAGGATGCGCTGGCCCAGGGTGACCACGTCGTCACCGGTGAGCTGCCAGCCGTACTTGGCGTTGAGCATGTCCACGATGGCGGCCAGGGCATCCGGGATGTCCAGGATGGCGAAGGCGGTGAACAGGCACAGGCCCACGGAGTCCACGGAGGCCGTGGCGATCTGCAGGTTGCGGGAAAGTTCGATCTGGCCTTCGGGCTTCAGCGGATCCACCTTGCCGCCGCAGCTCAGGATGTTGGCGGTCACGGCGTAACCGGCGGTATGGTCGGCGCCCATGGGGGTGGTGGCGTAGGTCACGCCCACGCCCTTGACGGCGCGCGGATCGTACGCGGGCAGGCTCTGGCCCTTGACGCAGGGCACGCGGCGCACGCCGAACACGCGGCCGGTGGTGGCGGTACCGCAGCCGATGATGCGGCCCAGGGGGGTACCGTCGCTGATGCCCTGCATGGCGGCCTTCACGGCTTCCACGTCACCGTAGGGGATGCCGCCGCCGGCCATGGCAACGCCCACGGCCACGCCCACGTCGATGGTGTCCACGCCGATGTCGTCACACATGTAGTCGAAGCGGCTCACGGCGTCGATGTCGCTGATGCCGCTGTGGGGACCGAAGGACCACAGGGTCTCGTATTCGGGCCACTTGCTCTGGAACTTGCCCTGCTTGTCGGGGAACAGGCCGGAGCAGCGGATGATGCAGCCGCTCATGCAGCCGTGGGCCACGGCACCTTCGCCGCCGCGTTCCTTGGTCAGGCGGTTCATGGTCTCGCCGGACACGCCT
This is a stretch of genomic DNA from Desulfovibrio piger. It encodes these proteins:
- a CDS encoding DNA polymerase IV, with product MRSLPDPFPRIILHLDMDAFFASVEQMDHPEWRGKPVIIGGGTRGVVSTASYEARRFGVHSAMPVTTARRLCPQAVFVRGNRRRYAELSGRIMAALQDFSPLVEPASIDEAYLDATGLERLFGPVERLVPAIKARVREVTGGLTCSVGAAPVKFLAKICSDINKPDGICILRPEDVDGFLGGLDVRRLPGVGRRMVAELEALGIRRVEQLRRYSPELLEQRFGKWGRELHARARGIDPRPVVPEHEAKSESAETTFARDTRDREFLKTMLLGHAERVGASLRRHGLRGRTVTLKIKFADFRQITRSRTLPDATDSTETIYETGTALLEAQALPQPVRLIGLGVSGFGSAPTQELLPGVFRGVQGRDPEREARRRRLDAALDSLRDRFGKQAVQRGRLFRPRDDGEDD
- a CDS encoding aldehyde ferredoxin oxidoreductase C-terminal domain-containing protein, translated to MFRFLRVNMATKTCVFEDIPEEYAGLGGRALTSTIVAREVNPICTPLGPHNKLVFAPGLLGATNSPNGNRISVGCKSPLTEGIKEANSGGQPGGHLAKLGIMAIIVEDMATEGEWWQLELGKDSARLVPSTVAGLNNFDAVAKLVETYGDKCSYVTIGRAGEFKLTAASIAFTDRELRPMRHAGRGGVGAVMGSKGLKAIIINPEGGKNHPLVDEKAFREASKRFAKALTEHPITGKGLAEYGTGVLVNILHEAGGLPTANFTIGQFDGHEGVSGETMNRLTKERGGEGAVAHGCMSGCIIRCSGLFPDKQGKFQSKWPEYETLWSFGPHSGISDIDAVSRFDYMCDDIGVDTIDVGVAVGVAMAGGGIPYGDVEAVKAAMQGISDGTPLGRIIGCGTATTGRVFGVRRVPCVKGQSLPAYDPRAVKGVGVTYATTPMGADHTAGYAVTANILSCGGKVDPLKPEGQIELSRNLQIATASVDSVGLCLFTAFAILDIPDALAAIVDMLNAKYGWQLTGDDVVTLGQRILSTEIDFNRRAGITEAADHLPDFFVDEPVAPHNTTFDIPHEELKTVFNWIKK
- a CDS encoding HesA/MoeB/ThiF family protein, coding for MTPITSPSPDGGGCAAAFLPWTASGRRERLGAFLRGGSLAAWAGPHVLRRAADGTAFVGGAAIRQLAAGAVLPEREVMVALLQDGIWPERFRRNYGVFSADAMVRLLQTRVFVLGCGGLGGHVASLLARLGVGGLRLCDSDIFEESNLNRQYFCTESTLGQPKAAVTARGLHDMAGHLALDVRHVEADEKNLPDMLQGMDAALDCLDDLALKMLLEERSAAAGVPFVHGSVLRAEGFARAARSGRLHLRELYASGLTGEEAGSARHEGVIATAPAGVACLMVSLCLRLLLRPDAGDSALFHADLSVPELERFEF
- a CDS encoding MoaD/ThiS family protein, whose product is MSILVKLSTTLRDYVPGYDPEAGITLDAPEDATAADVARMVGLPLEEIKIVMINGRQKEVQSKICDGARVAFFPAVGGG